A region from the Betaproteobacteria bacterium genome encodes:
- a CDS encoding S-methyl-5'-thioinosine phosphorylase: MLGIIGGTGLTQLSNLEVTRRQVVRTPFGDPSGALTFGKLNRRDVVFLARHGYGHTIPPHEVNYRANIWALHSEGAGRVVSVASVGGIRSDLPPGALAIPHQVLDYTWGRKHTFFEGPDQPVTHVDFTHPYCEELRARLLRAAAAAGQAIVSRGVYAATQGPRLESAAEIDRLERDGADMVGMTGMPEAVLAREIGLPYAAVAVVVNHAAGRGDSSEAIHLDQINAVLKASMVKVRSLLEKLVENDD; this comes from the coding sequence TTGCTCGGAATCATAGGTGGCACCGGCCTGACCCAGCTCTCCAATCTTGAAGTCACGCGCCGCCAGGTGGTGCGCACGCCATTCGGCGATCCTTCGGGCGCACTGACGTTCGGCAAGTTGAACCGGCGCGATGTCGTGTTTCTCGCGCGCCACGGATACGGTCATACGATTCCGCCGCACGAGGTCAACTATCGCGCCAACATCTGGGCGCTGCATTCGGAAGGCGCCGGACGGGTCGTATCGGTCGCCTCGGTCGGCGGGATTCGCTCCGACCTCCCGCCCGGTGCACTCGCCATTCCGCACCAGGTGCTGGACTACACGTGGGGGCGCAAGCACACCTTTTTCGAGGGTCCCGATCAACCGGTGACGCATGTCGATTTCACGCATCCCTACTGCGAAGAGCTGCGCGCCAGATTGTTGAGGGCGGCGGCAGCGGCAGGGCAGGCGATCGTGAGCCGTGGCGTCTACGCGGCCACGCAAGGGCCGCGGCTGGAAAGCGCTGCGGAAATCGACCGTCTGGAGCGCGACGGTGCCGACATGGTCGGCATGACCGGCATGCCGGAAGCGGTGCTGGCGAGAGAGATCGGATTGCCCTACGCGGCCGTCGCGGTGGTGGTGAATCACGCCGCGGGTCGGGGCGACAGCAGCGAGGCGATTCATCTCGATCAGATCAATGCCGTGCTGAAGGCGTCGATGGTGAAAGTGCGCTCGCTGCTCGAGAAACTGGTGGAAAACGATGATTAA
- a CDS encoding peptide deformylase, with product MIKPVLRMGDPILFKRAEPVVQFDTQELHALLQDMDDTMRSKNGAGIAAPQIGVSLQVVIFGVGANPRYPDAEEVPYTVLINPTLDPIGAEMEEGWEGCLSVPGMRGVVPRYSQVRYRGFDQYGNTIDRTVSGFHARVVQHETDHLLGILYPMRIRDLRDFGFNEELFPGQHIADD from the coding sequence ATGATTAAGCCGGTGCTGAGGATGGGCGATCCCATCCTGTTCAAGCGGGCTGAACCGGTGGTGCAATTCGACACGCAGGAACTGCATGCACTGCTGCAGGACATGGACGACACCATGCGTTCGAAAAATGGCGCCGGAATCGCCGCGCCTCAGATCGGGGTGAGCCTGCAGGTCGTGATTTTCGGGGTCGGCGCCAACCCGCGCTATCCGGACGCTGAGGAAGTGCCCTATACCGTGCTGATCAATCCGACGCTTGATCCGATAGGGGCGGAGATGGAAGAAGGCTGGGAAGGTTGCCTGTCAGTGCCCGGCATGCGTGGCGTCGTGCCGCGCTACAGCCAGGTGCGCTATCGCGGTTTCGACCAGTACGGCAATACCATCGATCGCACGGTATCCGGATTTCATGCCCGCGTGGTCCAGCATGAGACCGATCACCTGTTAGGCATTCTCTACCCGATGCGCATTCGCGACCTGCGCGATTTTGGATTCAACGAGGAATTGTTTCCCGGACAGCACATAGCGGACGACTAA
- a CDS encoding [protein-PII] uridylyltransferase codes for MPSATAPRVARTTALSSNVNDWRQSLAQGRAALKAAFGDKPDAAKALQRQCALVDEALRAIWSETGQSDEPALIAVGGYGRGLLYPYSDVDVLILLPDEVGNSARASVEALVGVLWDIGLEIGHSVRTIAECQDEARRDVTVQTTLLESRLIAGNRRQYTRFASAIIKDLDVAYFAEAKLLEQQQRHTRFNDTAYNLEPNIKESPGGLRDLQNILWIGRAAGLGDSWLDLTRQKILTREEARQLKRHEATLAVLRVRLHYLTNRREDRLLFDFQAALAKEYGLADTPARRASEQLMQQFYTTAKAVQLLNTIVLQNLRRRIFAVSSAEPRDLNDRFRINAELLEASHGLFQRQPAAIFEAFLLLQDHPELKGFAVPTMRALWHARDHIGAAFRRSPENRALFMEILRRPTGITHALRRMNQYGVLGRYIPAFGRIVGRMQHDLFHVYTVDEHILMVVRNLRRFTVPEMAHEYPLCSRLIAEFERIELLYLAGFFHDIAKGRGGDHSKLGMADAARFCRAHGLSKDDTELVTWLVEQHLMMSATAQKQDLSDPDVIRAFADKVRNDRRLVALYLLTVADIRGTSPKVWNAWKAKLIEDLFRTTRRLLNPGSVPAENTLQARQERALVKLRAYAIPEDAPSKLWDKLDDSYFLRHDEEDIVWHTRLLNYRVDTPVPIVKARLSPIGEGLQVMIYAPDEKSLFARICGFFQSISFSIVEAKIYTTRHGYALDSFQVMDPARATSHYRDLISYIEHELETQLRAHGELPAPSKGRLSRQVKYVPMTPEVHIRPDEKGAYYYLNVVAGDRPGLLYRIARVLDDHGINLYTAKINTLGERAEDTFLVSGDALRDTKKVVRLETELVRELQP; via the coding sequence ATGCCGTCCGCAACTGCCCCGCGCGTTGCGCGGACTACCGCACTTTCCTCAAACGTAAACGACTGGCGTCAATCACTCGCACAAGGGCGCGCGGCGCTGAAGGCGGCTTTCGGCGACAAGCCCGATGCGGCGAAAGCTTTGCAACGACAATGCGCGCTGGTGGACGAGGCGCTCAGGGCAATCTGGAGCGAAACCGGGCAATCAGACGAACCGGCTTTGATCGCGGTCGGCGGATATGGTCGCGGCCTGCTCTACCCTTATTCCGACGTCGACGTTTTGATACTGCTTCCCGACGAAGTCGGGAATAGCGCGCGCGCCAGCGTCGAAGCGCTGGTCGGCGTGCTCTGGGACATCGGTCTCGAAATCGGCCACAGCGTGCGCACGATCGCTGAGTGCCAGGACGAGGCGCGACGCGATGTAACCGTTCAGACCACATTGCTCGAGTCGAGACTCATTGCCGGCAATCGGAGACAGTACACGCGCTTCGCTAGTGCAATCATCAAAGACCTCGATGTCGCGTATTTCGCCGAGGCCAAGCTGCTCGAACAACAACAGCGACACACGCGCTTCAACGATACCGCCTATAACCTCGAGCCGAACATCAAGGAAAGCCCGGGTGGTCTGCGCGACCTGCAGAACATTCTCTGGATCGGCCGCGCCGCCGGTCTCGGAGACAGCTGGCTGGATCTCACGCGGCAGAAAATACTGACCCGAGAGGAAGCGCGACAGCTCAAGCGCCACGAAGCCACGCTCGCCGTGTTGCGCGTGCGCCTGCACTATCTGACCAACAGGCGCGAAGACCGCCTGTTGTTCGATTTCCAGGCCGCGCTCGCCAAGGAGTACGGACTGGCCGACACGCCGGCCCGCCGCGCCAGCGAGCAATTGATGCAACAGTTTTACACGACCGCAAAGGCCGTACAACTGCTCAATACCATCGTCTTGCAGAACCTGCGGCGGCGGATCTTTGCCGTATCCTCGGCGGAGCCTCGCGATCTGAACGATCGCTTCCGCATCAACGCGGAATTGCTCGAAGCCAGCCACGGTCTGTTCCAGCGCCAGCCAGCCGCGATTTTCGAAGCCTTCCTGCTGCTGCAGGACCATCCGGAACTCAAGGGCTTTGCCGTCCCGACGATGCGCGCCCTGTGGCACGCACGCGACCATATCGGCGCCGCGTTTCGCCGCAGCCCGGAGAATCGCGCGCTCTTCATGGAAATTCTGCGCCGCCCCACGGGCATCACTCACGCGCTGCGACGAATGAATCAGTATGGAGTGCTCGGCCGCTATATTCCTGCCTTCGGGCGCATCGTCGGGCGCATGCAGCACGACCTGTTTCATGTATACACGGTGGACGAACACATCCTCATGGTGGTACGCAATCTGCGCCGCTTCACAGTGCCGGAGATGGCGCATGAATATCCGCTGTGCAGCCGGCTGATTGCGGAATTCGAACGTATCGAATTGCTCTATCTCGCCGGGTTTTTCCACGACATCGCCAAAGGCCGCGGTGGCGATCATTCCAAACTCGGCATGGCCGATGCCGCCAGGTTTTGCCGCGCGCATGGCCTGTCGAAGGACGATACCGAACTCGTCACCTGGCTGGTCGAGCAACATCTGATGATGTCCGCCACCGCACAGAAGCAGGACTTGTCGGATCCGGACGTCATCCGGGCTTTCGCCGATAAGGTACGAAATGACCGGCGGTTGGTGGCGCTATATCTGCTCACTGTGGCGGACATCCGTGGCACCAGCCCGAAGGTCTGGAACGCCTGGAAGGCGAAACTGATCGAGGACCTGTTCCGTACCACGCGCAGGTTGCTCAATCCGGGCTCGGTTCCGGCGGAGAATACGCTGCAGGCCCGCCAGGAACGCGCCCTTGTCAAATTGCGCGCGTACGCGATTCCCGAAGATGCGCCCAGCAAGTTATGGGACAAGCTCGACGACAGCTATTTCCTGCGCCACGACGAGGAGGATATCGTCTGGCACACGCGGCTGCTGAATTATCGCGTCGACACTCCGGTGCCGATAGTGAAGGCGAGACTGTCGCCGATCGGCGAGGGATTGCAGGTGATGATCTATGCGCCGGACGAGAAATCCCTGTTCGCCCGCATATGCGGTTTTTTCCAGAGCATCAGTTTCAGCATCGTCGAGGCCAAGATCTACACCACCCGCCACGGCTATGCGCTGGACAGCTTTCAGGTCATGGATCCGGCGCGCGCCACGTCGCACTACCGCGACCTCATCAGCTACATCGAACATGAACTCGAGACACAGCTTCGAGCACACGGCGAATTGCCGGCACCATCCAAAGGCAGGCTGTCGCGCCAGGTGAAATACGTACCGATGACGCCGGAAGTTCATATCCGTCCGGATGAAAAAGGCGCGTACTACTACCTGAACGTCGTCGCGGGGGATCGCCCCGGCCTGCTATACCGGATTGCGCGGGTGCTCGACGATCACGGGATCAATCTCTACACGGCGAAAATCAATACCCTGGGAGAACGCGCCGAAGACACCTTCCTCGTCAGTGGCGACGCATTGCGCGATACCAAGAAAGTGGTGCGCCTGGAAACCGAACTGGTGCGGGAGCTGCAGCCCTAG
- the map gene encoding type I methionyl aminopeptidase: MSVTIKSPEEIEKMRVAGRLAAEVLDFIGPHVRPNITTDELDALCHDYMVNVQHTVPAPLNYAPPGYQPYPKSICTSVNHVVCHGVPGAKKLKPGDVVNIDITVIKDGFHGDTSRMFYVGDPSIQARRLAEITYECMWRGIQVVKHGAYLGDVGEVIQTHAEEHGFSIVREFCGHGIGRKFHEEPQVLHYGRAGTGIKLQSGMIFTVEPMINAGKAGIRQLADGWTVVTKDHSLSAQWEHTVLVTDSGFEVLTVSSGAPPPPSFIA, translated from the coding sequence ATGTCCGTCACTATCAAGTCTCCGGAAGAAATCGAGAAAATGCGCGTCGCCGGCCGTCTCGCGGCGGAGGTGCTGGACTTCATCGGCCCACACGTCCGGCCCAACATCACCACCGACGAACTCGATGCGCTTTGCCATGACTACATGGTGAACGTGCAGCACACGGTACCGGCCCCGTTGAACTACGCGCCTCCGGGTTACCAACCCTATCCCAAGTCCATCTGTACCTCGGTCAACCATGTCGTCTGCCATGGCGTACCGGGAGCGAAGAAACTCAAACCGGGGGACGTCGTCAACATCGACATCACGGTGATCAAGGACGGCTTTCATGGCGACACCAGCCGCATGTTCTATGTCGGCGATCCGTCGATCCAGGCACGCAGGCTTGCGGAAATAACATACGAGTGCATGTGGCGCGGCATCCAGGTAGTCAAACACGGGGCCTATCTCGGCGACGTTGGCGAGGTCATTCAGACACACGCGGAAGAACACGGGTTCTCGATCGTGCGCGAATTCTGCGGCCATGGCATCGGCAGGAAATTCCACGAGGAACCACAGGTGCTCCACTACGGCCGCGCCGGAACCGGGATAAAGCTTCAGTCCGGAATGATTTTTACCGTCGAGCCGATGATCAACGCAGGCAAGGCCGGCATTCGTCAACTCGCGGACGGCTGGACCGTCGTCACCAAGGATCATTCGTTATCGGCGCAGTGGGAGCACACGGTGCTGGTAACGGACAGCGGATTCGAAGTGTTGACAGTGTCGTCCGGTGCGCCGCCACCACCGTCGTTCATTGCGTAG
- a CDS encoding DUF1631 domain-containing protein — protein sequence MPFDSLLAQSRDLVCERLAQALAGMLDKLDDTISALINETQDGDERTLYLEAKDRALAQRKTIEELFRAHYLREFQARSNRIKKMGQSFSEFDLSSLELDLVGEDDLKETLKLNDMATKLRLYCDEELVALDQRVGVLLGDANLEAEDNPFSPQAICDAFKLTCRHVDSNVRVRMVFLKLFDDHVLDDIRSVYKAANALLVQNSILPKIRYRVSRGQEGSKVPSPDARAGEELPGAVAHAADRVPGGEPDFFSVLQNLLASNLKAMTQPGAVGGTGAPAPSVAALSGFPPTLGMPSSGGAEVGADGTPLVVLQGAELMNFLTRIQHGDVKAVADGGVPLVASVDEPGTANVLHELKATSLGTGMNQLDVMTLDIVAMLFDQLFDDPKIPIAVKGLIGRMQIPMLKVAIADKAFFSQKNHPARRLLDTLGEISIRLPADFNASNPLFGRLEAIIQELISGFQDSMEIFDVVRERLQILTVEEDQRVEEETRSAAKQIEQKENLAVSKTMAQFEVKARIQAGEMPRPVIEFLVQQWVKLLLVVHVKRGQHSHAWKNSLATMDLLIWSVQAKHTPEERSKMATEVPGLLKRLAAGLKIAGVEDAVCARFFSDLNNLHAGAMSMGGEGEVAAAQDASVENIPAKPDAAPAGKPVPVPKKAVQPIPETAGKPRAPAAAPVADSDSLDFTTTLTIKNPFGRGEVQVKEIELGDARAAGTARAKGDAKDAELADNLKEGTWVEFREKGDDDTRRPARLSYISPLKSSFLFVDRLGKTVKECSRAELARLFSFGAVVVMDEVPLFDRIMNGVVGKLR from the coding sequence ATGCCGTTCGACAGCCTTCTGGCGCAAAGTCGTGACTTGGTTTGCGAGCGTCTGGCTCAGGCGTTGGCCGGCATGCTCGACAAACTGGACGACACGATTTCGGCTCTTATCAATGAAACCCAGGATGGTGACGAGCGAACGCTCTATTTGGAGGCCAAGGACAGGGCGCTTGCCCAGCGCAAAACCATCGAGGAGCTGTTCCGGGCGCACTATCTGCGGGAGTTCCAGGCACGCAGCAACCGGATAAAAAAAATGGGCCAGAGTTTCTCCGAATTCGACTTGTCTTCACTCGAGCTCGATCTGGTGGGCGAAGATGATCTCAAGGAGACGCTCAAGCTCAACGACATGGCAACCAAGTTGCGTCTGTACTGCGACGAGGAACTCGTCGCCCTCGATCAGCGAGTGGGTGTGCTGCTCGGCGACGCCAACCTGGAGGCGGAAGATAACCCCTTTAGTCCGCAGGCGATCTGCGATGCATTCAAGCTTACGTGCCGCCACGTTGATTCGAACGTCAGGGTACGGATGGTCTTCCTCAAGCTGTTCGACGACCATGTGCTCGACGATATCCGCTCCGTCTATAAGGCCGCGAATGCATTGTTGGTGCAAAACTCGATCCTCCCCAAAATCCGATACCGTGTCTCACGCGGCCAGGAGGGCAGCAAGGTGCCGTCCCCTGACGCGCGGGCGGGCGAGGAGTTGCCCGGAGCCGTCGCGCATGCTGCCGACAGAGTGCCGGGTGGCGAGCCGGACTTTTTCTCAGTCCTGCAAAACCTGCTCGCCAGTAACCTCAAGGCGATGACTCAACCGGGCGCCGTCGGCGGAACCGGCGCGCCCGCGCCAAGTGTAGCTGCACTATCCGGGTTTCCACCCACTCTGGGCATGCCCTCTTCTGGTGGTGCGGAAGTCGGGGCGGACGGGACCCCACTGGTGGTGCTCCAGGGCGCGGAATTGATGAATTTTCTCACGCGCATCCAACACGGCGACGTCAAGGCCGTGGCGGACGGTGGCGTCCCACTGGTGGCCTCTGTTGACGAACCGGGCACGGCGAATGTCCTTCACGAACTGAAGGCGACCAGTCTGGGCACCGGCATGAACCAGTTGGACGTCATGACGCTGGATATCGTCGCCATGTTGTTCGATCAATTGTTCGATGATCCCAAGATCCCCATTGCCGTGAAGGGGCTCATCGGCCGGATGCAGATCCCGATGCTCAAGGTCGCAATTGCGGACAAGGCGTTCTTCTCCCAGAAAAACCATCCCGCCCGGCGGTTGCTCGATACCCTGGGTGAAATTTCGATTCGCTTGCCTGCCGACTTCAACGCCTCCAACCCCTTGTTTGGGCGCCTGGAGGCAATCATCCAGGAACTGATAAGCGGCTTCCAGGACAGCATGGAGATTTTCGACGTCGTGCGCGAGCGGTTGCAGATTCTCACCGTCGAAGAGGATCAGCGCGTCGAAGAGGAGACGCGGTCCGCCGCGAAGCAAATCGAACAAAAGGAAAACCTCGCCGTCTCCAAAACCATGGCCCAATTCGAGGTCAAGGCTCGCATCCAGGCTGGTGAGATGCCACGTCCGGTGATCGAGTTTCTCGTGCAACAATGGGTCAAGTTGCTGCTGGTGGTCCATGTCAAGCGCGGCCAACACAGCCATGCCTGGAAGAACTCGCTCGCTACCATGGATCTGCTTATCTGGAGCGTCCAGGCCAAGCATACGCCTGAGGAGCGCAGCAAGATGGCCACGGAAGTGCCGGGACTGCTCAAGCGTCTGGCTGCCGGCCTGAAGATAGCCGGCGTTGAAGATGCCGTTTGCGCGCGCTTTTTCTCCGATCTGAACAATCTCCATGCCGGAGCGATGAGCATGGGTGGAGAAGGCGAAGTCGCCGCGGCACAGGACGCCAGCGTTGAGAACATCCCGGCGAAACCCGATGCCGCGCCCGCCGGAAAACCCGTGCCGGTGCCCAAGAAAGCAGTTCAGCCGATCCCGGAAACGGCGGGTAAGCCGCGCGCCCCCGCCGCAGCCCCAGTGGCGGATTCGGATTCGTTGGATTTCACCACGACCCTCACCATCAAGAACCCGTTTGGTCGCGGTGAGGTCCAGGTCAAAGAAATTGAACTTGGGGACGCGCGCGCGGCCGGCACTGCTCGCGCCAAAGGCGACGCGAAGGACGCCGAACTCGCTGACAACCTTAAGGAAGGAACCTGGGTGGAATTTCGCGAGAAAGGCGACGATGACACGCGTC